GCGTAATTCCAAAGGAACATAGCCGCCGCGGTCGCGCCCAAGGCCACATAGAAAATGCCCGCCACCGTGCCCCACGAAATGCCTTCCCAACGCACCTGACCGCTTTGCCACACCGCCAGCGGCAACACCACCGGCAAACCTCCCAGCATTGCGCCCCAACTGACTTGCAGAGTATCCAGCCGGCGGGTCAGTGCCCGCACCAACACAGAATACAGCGCCCAACCCAACGCCCCCAGCAAAAGCGCCAAATTGCCCAGAAACATCGCATCCAGGCGCGCCTGTCGGGGATCGATGACCAGCAGCACCCCCACGGTCGCCACAATCAGCGCCACGGCCTGAGCGCGGCTCAGGCGCTCGTGCAACAACAGAGCGCCAAAAAGCACCACAAAAGCAGGGGTTGCCGTCGTGACCAACGCGCCATTAGAGGCCGTGGAAAGATGAGTACCGATAAATTGAATGCCCAAGGTCAGGCCAAAGCCCATTGCCCCCACCGCCAGCACCTCGAACCAGGTGCGCCGGTCCCAGTGGATGCCTCCACGCCACCACACGAAAGGCCATAACACCAGCAACGCCAGCGACAAGCGCACCGTCAACAAAACAAACGGTGGCATGACCTCCATGATGACTTTAATGGCAGGGTAAAGACCACCCCAAAAAGCCGAGGCGCCCAACCCCGCCAACACAGCAGTGGTACGCGTGGACATAGCGCAATTGTACCAACAAGAAGCCAGGAAGCAAACAGCCAGAGCGGCATTCACCGTGAAGCGAGGCGCAATGGCATCGTCTCCCACCAGGCACCCGCAAAGGGAGAAGGCAAGAAGCCATTAAAAGCAAAAAGCCCCGCCAGAGGCGAGGCTTCGACTGGCCAGACACACCATGTTAGATCGCGCTGACCACGTTGCTGAACACGTTCCCGATTGCCGGGCCCAAAATGGCCAAAATAGCAATCACAACAATAGCCACCAACACAAGAATCAACGCATACTCTACCAGGCCCTGGCCTTTCTCTTTCGGAGCAAACAACATAGCGATTCACCTCCTTTCCGATGGGATGCGCCCCTTGCGGGACGTTTTCATTATACCATACGGTATCCGCTTTTGTCACCAAAAAAGTTACAATTCCGTTTCAATTGACCTGGGGCGCCAGCACCTCAAACACAATCCGGTTTTCGCCATCGTCGTTGCTGACCGTCATAGTGCCCCCAAGCATTTCGACCCGCTCACGCAGCAAACGCAACCCCATGGGGGCGTTAGGCCCTTCAGTATCGACTTCAAGCAAGTCGCCGTTGTCGGTCATCTCGACCTTGACCTGGCGCTCATCTAAATCGAGGCGCACAGCCACGCGGGTAGCCTTGCGGTTGTGAATAGCGGTCGAAACCAGTTCCTGAATGGTACGGAAGACGAACACTTCCAGATAACCCGCATAGCGCCGCTCCTCGCCAAAGATCCGCACTTCAATCTGGGCTTCCCCTTGCTTGCTCAACGTCTCCAAATACCGCTTGACGGTGGGCACCAACCCCAGATCATCGAGCATCATGGGGCGCAATTCGAAAATAAACTCGCGCACCTGCTGAAACGTGTGCGCCGCCGCAGTTTTCAGGGCTTGCAATTCCTGGCGGGCGCTATCAGGGTCTACCTCGAACAAGCGGCTGGCAATCTCGGTTTGCAAGATGAAGTTGGAAAGCGCCTGCGCG
This region of Chloroflexota bacterium genomic DNA includes:
- a CDS encoding DMT family transporter, which produces MSTRTTAVLAGLGASAFWGGLYPAIKVIMEVMPPFVLLTVRLSLALLVLWPFVWWRGGIHWDRRTWFEVLAVGAMGFGLTLGIQFIGTHLSTASNGALVTTATPAFVVLFGALLLHERLSRAQAVALIVATVGVLLVIDPRQARLDAMFLGNLALLLGALGWALYSVLVRALTRRLDTLQVSWGAMLGGLPVVLPLAVWQSGQVRWEGISWGTVAGIFYVALGATAAAMFLWNYAFAHLESGTAALTFFAQPVVGVLVGVFWLGDAVTWPFVLGGTLIGVGMYLAAVAPQPVLQGGEHARA
- a CDS encoding Flp family type IVb pilin, coding for MLFAPKEKGQGLVEYALILVLVAIVVIAILAILGPAIGNVFSNVVSAI